The following proteins come from a genomic window of Alicyclobacillus dauci:
- a CDS encoding glycerate kinase, producing MNIVIAPDSYKGSLSALEVGQTIERAMQNAMNGVQCDVIPMADGGEGTMDALVFATDGQLVSCEVMGPLLKPTLARYGVLGNGRTVVIEMAQAVGLPMIDERDRNPMNTSTYGVGQLLRRALDDGYRDFVVGIGGSATNDGGIGFLTALGAQFFDVDGKPVELTGRGMTTVAKVDLAGLDSRIPDSTIRVACDVENELTGDNGASAVFGPQKGADAAMIRVLDDGLKRYASLMESAFQRPNLSAASGAGAAGGMGFALMGIDAELVSGAELVGDACHLRDRLAKADVVVTGEGRSDTQTLSGKVPYYVAKVARELAKPVILISGSFDPDCPTLQEQFTSIHAASCGPASLKEAMQRAEANLYAAALNVAKLVRMAV from the coding sequence TTGAACATTGTCATCGCACCGGATTCATATAAGGGCAGCCTATCTGCGCTTGAAGTTGGACAAACCATTGAGCGGGCTATGCAGAATGCCATGAACGGCGTTCAGTGTGACGTCATCCCGATGGCCGACGGTGGAGAGGGGACGATGGACGCCCTGGTTTTTGCCACAGACGGGCAACTTGTCTCCTGCGAGGTAATGGGGCCACTACTGAAGCCTACCCTGGCGAGGTATGGTGTGCTCGGAAATGGTCGGACAGTCGTGATCGAAATGGCTCAAGCGGTGGGACTTCCCATGATCGACGAACGGGATAGAAATCCCATGAACACATCCACCTACGGAGTTGGTCAGCTTCTGCGAAGAGCGCTAGACGACGGTTACCGCGACTTTGTTGTGGGGATTGGCGGAAGTGCCACAAATGACGGTGGAATCGGCTTTCTTACAGCGCTCGGAGCCCAGTTTTTTGACGTCGATGGTAAACCCGTAGAGCTAACGGGGCGGGGGATGACGACTGTCGCGAAGGTCGATCTCGCCGGATTAGACAGTCGGATCCCGGATTCAACGATTCGTGTGGCTTGCGACGTTGAAAACGAACTCACAGGTGACAACGGAGCCAGTGCCGTGTTCGGTCCGCAGAAAGGCGCGGACGCTGCCATGATCCGGGTGCTGGACGACGGCCTGAAACGGTACGCAAGTCTGATGGAGTCCGCTTTTCAGCGGCCGAATCTGTCTGCCGCGTCTGGCGCTGGAGCGGCTGGTGGGATGGGGTTTGCCCTCATGGGGATCGACGCTGAGCTTGTTTCCGGAGCCGAACTGGTCGGCGATGCCTGTCATCTACGAGATAGGTTGGCAAAAGCCGATGTTGTCGTGACAGGGGAAGGTCGCAGTGACACGCAGACGCTCAGTGGCAAGGTTCCTTACTACGTAGCCAAGGTGGCGAGAGAACTGGCGAAACCGGTCATTTTGATATCTGGCAGTTTCGATCCCGATTGTCCCACCCTTCAAGAACAGTTCACAAGCATCCACGCTGCTTCCTGCGGCCCTGCGTCGCTGAAAGAGGCAATGCAGCGC
- a CDS encoding CdaR family transcriptional regulator, translating to MRITTQLAQPIVDRLLEILDYNVNIMNDAGVIVASGEPERLNERHEGALEVLRRQSELVITGAQAHEFAGSKAGVNLPIQFQQHIVGVVGITGEPNEIYPFANLAKTTVELLLNQAFLSQQQAYRYRALQTWVDELTAPTAPDVRQLEAAADALAIEIATPGTICLISLRSLPEVGHIADMDAIYDHVERHLPPNAICARTKRAIFLAWPSETPSQENTERFAEQWLKPFLSRDAICAIASANAGVEGYRRAYIQASHTMELLRVQTSKRIAHAETMRFERFVLTLDENLKAELNDTIGQLWTGVDEVEQSTLMCYFTHACNAAQTAQSLHIHRNTLTYRLDRIKAIVGLDPRNFHDATLLYMFVIHHQLQRPSQANQ from the coding sequence ATGCGGATCACAACTCAGCTCGCTCAGCCAATTGTGGATAGGCTTTTAGAAATTCTCGACTACAACGTCAACATCATGAACGACGCAGGGGTGATTGTGGCCAGTGGTGAGCCGGAGCGACTGAATGAACGCCACGAGGGCGCGTTGGAAGTACTGAGGCGACAGTCCGAACTGGTCATTACGGGTGCACAGGCGCACGAGTTTGCAGGAAGTAAGGCGGGGGTCAATCTCCCGATCCAGTTTCAGCAACACATAGTGGGCGTTGTCGGCATTACAGGTGAACCGAACGAGATCTACCCGTTCGCCAATTTGGCCAAAACGACCGTCGAACTGCTTTTGAACCAAGCGTTCCTCAGTCAGCAGCAAGCGTATCGATATCGCGCTTTGCAGACATGGGTTGATGAACTCACAGCACCGACAGCACCTGATGTGAGACAACTTGAAGCTGCGGCCGACGCGCTCGCCATTGAGATCGCGACACCCGGAACCATCTGTTTAATTTCACTGCGGTCTCTCCCAGAAGTAGGTCATATTGCTGACATGGACGCGATCTACGATCACGTTGAACGGCATTTACCGCCCAATGCCATTTGTGCTCGGACAAAGCGAGCCATTTTTCTGGCCTGGCCCAGTGAAACGCCCTCACAGGAAAACACTGAACGATTTGCTGAGCAGTGGCTCAAGCCGTTTCTGTCCCGTGATGCGATATGTGCCATCGCTTCTGCCAATGCGGGTGTCGAGGGTTATCGGCGGGCATATATTCAGGCAAGTCACACCATGGAGCTCCTTCGCGTGCAAACATCCAAGCGCATTGCGCACGCAGAGACCATGAGATTCGAGCGCTTCGTCCTCACTCTGGATGAGAATTTAAAAGCGGAACTGAACGACACAATTGGTCAATTATGGACGGGTGTGGACGAAGTGGAGCAATCGACTCTAATGTGTTACTTCACCCACGCCTGTAATGCCGCCCAAACGGCACAGTCGCTGCACATCCATCGCAACACATTGACCTATCGCTTGGATCGGATCAAGGCCATCGTGGGTTTAGACCCTCGCAACTTCCACGACGCTACCCTGTTGTATATGTTCGTCATTCATCACCAATTACAGCGCCCCAGCCAAGCCAATCAATGA